From the Penicillium oxalicum strain HP7-1 chromosome V, whole genome shotgun sequence genome, one window contains:
- a CDS encoding General transcriptional corepressor ssn6, with amino-acid sequence MSHTQPSPTAGPAQHHPGVMVAHPPVNGHMPPAAMPAQGQKGVPLTTAQKIAALNEQVWLQIGSLTELMGDLDGAMNAYEQALRHNQWSIPAMNAISCILRTKEQFPKAIEYLQNILKLDPTSGETWGSLGHCHLMMDNLQEAYTSYQQALYHLRDPKEPKLWYGIGILYDRYGSLDHAEEAFSQVMRMAPEFEKANEIYFRLGIIYKQQQKFSQSLDCFKYIVNDPPRPLTEEDIWFQVGHVHEQQKDFDSAQAAYRRVLERDPNHAKVLQQLGWLYHQQSNSYASQEKAIEYLEKSVSADNNDAQSWYLLGRCYMSQAKYPKAYEAYQQAVYRDGRNPTFWCSIGVLYYQINQYRDALDAYSRAIRLNPYISEVWYDLGTLYESCNNQIADALDAYGRAADLDPTNVHIKARLQLLQSQLSGSTQQNNAPAPQPQDVHPQAYQAPGVGAPPAPQWGGPAPAAAPAPVGPPPQAPAPPRQIDWSRGANDLHPQQAPSLAAANGVDQRDAMRGPGASQASPRQDPGRAFPDPSRPGASTRSPKMAGSGGYPPHHTLPQLGNGPAPTHERGPSGGNAPFGSGGRGHLPPAPAGPPGGAPGAPNTGVAPGGPAPPYPHRPFTPPTEIRPIRDERPSSPGAGYPHQQYHHGPLAPAPPGGATGIAAGAPPPASATSAADQAARDRVDDRPPSAMKRGREWESEAGPIKKQASDETRARLDDQNSRRPSPPARLPSPSQMQRRSSSEARREDARRANENYHPSEAAHHPPTLPSIQSMPPHAAGGPGLPPMSESTAPPSAPSNGPPSSAPPAARTPVKEEASRPEAPASHEPAARKMDVDEDYDDDGDDDKKASIVAKASPNGSAAGVGPNGNAIGNGRQGTPSKTETA; translated from the exons ATGTCGCACACCCAACCATCTCCCACGGCGGGGCCGGCGCAGCACCATCCGGGCGTGATGGTGGCGCATCCTCCGGTCAATGGCCATATGCCTCCCGCGGCGATGCCTGCGCAAGGTCAGAAGGGAGTGCCCTTGACGACAGCTCAGAAGATTGCTGCCCTGAATGAACAAGTCTGGCTTCAAATTG GAAGCCTCACCGAACTGATGGGTGACCTGGATGGTGCGATGAACGCGTATGAACAGGCTCTGCGCCATAATCAGTGGTCCATTCCAGCCATGAATGCCATTTCATGCATTCTCCGCACAAAGGAACAGTTCCCCAAGGCCATTGAATACCTGCAAAATATCCTCAAGCTCGACCCCACAAGCGGCGAGACCTGGGGTAGCCTAGGTCATTGTCACCTGATGATGGATAACTTACAAGAGGCCTACACCTCCTACCAGCAGGCCTTGTACCATCTACGTGATCCTAAG GAACCAAAGCTCTGGTACGGCATCGGTATCCTTTATGACCGCTACGGATCCTTGGACCATGCCGAAGAGGCTTTCTCGCAGGTGATGCGGATGGCGCCTGAATTTGAAAAGGCCAACGAAATCTATTTCCGCTTGGGCATAATATAtaagcagcagcagaagtTCAGCCAAAGTCTCGAC TGTTTCAAATACATCGTCAATGACCCTCCACGCCCGTTGACGGAAGAGGACATCTGGTTCCAGGTGGGCCATGTCCACGAGCAACAAAAGGat TTCGACTCGGCGCAAGCCGCTTACCGTCGTGTCCTGGAACGTGATCCCAACCATGCCAAAGTCCTCCAGCAACTTGGATGGCTGTATCACCAGCAGAGCAACAGCTATGCCAGCCAGGAGAAGGCGATTGAGTACTTGGAGAAGTCTGTCAGTGCCGACAACAACGACGCTCAAAGTTGGTACCTTCTCGGTCGCTGCTACATGTCGCAGGCCAAGTACCCGAAGGCGTATGAAGCTTATCAGCAGGCCGTCTACCGCGATGGTCGCAACCCTACATTTTGGTGCTCGATTGGTGTGCTCTACTACCAGATCAACCAGTATCGCGATGCTCTCGACGCCTACTCTCGTGCGATTCGCCTAAATCCCTATATTTCGGAGGTTTGGTATGATCTCGGTACCCTGTACGAGTCATGCAACAACCAGATTGCGGATGCCCTGGATGCCTACGGCCGGGCTGCGGACCTTGATCCTACCAATGTTCACATCAAGGCGCGtctgcagcttctccagAGCCAGCTGTCGGGCTCGACCCAGCAGAACAATGCCCCTGCGCCACAGCCACAGGACGTCCACCCCCAGGCTTATCAGGCGCCGGGTGTCGGTGCTCCTCCCGCTCCTCAGTGGGGTGGCCCCGCGCCCGCTGCTGCCCCGGCACCAGTcggtccccctccccaagCTCCCGCCCCTCCACGCCAGATTGACTGGAGTCGGGGCGCCAACGATCTGCACCCCCAGCAAGCGCCTTCCCTCGCCGCTGCCAATGGCGTGGACCAGCGCGATGCCATGCGTGGCCCGGGTGCCTCTCAAGCCAGCCCCCGTCAAGACCCTGGCCGAGCATTCCCGGACCCTTCACGCCCGGGCGCATCCACTCGCTCGCCGAAGATGGCCGGTTCCGGTGGCTATCCTCCCCACCATACCCTGCCTCAGCTGGGAAATGGCCCGGCTCCCACCCACGAGCGTGGCCCTAGTGGCGGCAATGCACCCTTCGGGTCtggtggccgtggtcacTTGCCTCCAGCCCCCGCTGGTCCCCCCGGAGGAGCACCCGGCGCACCCAACACTGGTGTGGCCCCTGGCGGCCCGGCCCCTCCTTATCCTCACCGACCATTCACCCCTCCGACGGAGATTCGCCCCATTCGCGACGAACGACCTTCTTCCCCCGGCGCCGGCTATCCCCACCAGCAGTATCACCACGGTCCCCTGGCCCCTGCTCCCCCAGGGGGCGCGACCGGCATTGCGGCTGgtgctcctcctcccgcGTCTGCTACAAGCGCTGCTGACCAAGCCGCCCGTGACCGCGTGGATGACCGCCCCCCGTCGGCTATGAAGCGTGGCCGTGAGTGGGAGAGTGAGGCCGGCCCTATCAAGAAACAGGCGAGCGATGAGACCCGAGCCCGCCTCGATGACCAGAACAGTCGCCGGCCCAGTCCGCCCGCCCGCCTGCCTTCTCCCAGTCAGATGCAGCGACGTAGTTCCTCTGAGGCTCGTCGGGAGGATGCTCGCCGAGCCAACGAGAACTATCATCCCTCCGAGGCGGCTCACCATCCCCCCACGCTGCCTTCTATTCAAAGCATGCCTCCTCATGCAGCCGGTGGCCCGGGTCTTCCTCCCATGTCAGAGAGCACTGCTCCTCCGTCTGCCCCGTCCAATGGTCCTCCTTCCTCTGCCCCTCCGGCGGCTCGCACACCTGTCAAGGAGGAAGCGTCCCGTCCTGAAGCGCCTGCCTCTCACGAGCCCGCTGCTCGAAAGATGGACGTTGATGAGGactatgatgatgatggtgacgatgaCAAGAAGGCCAGCATCGTGGCCAAGGCTAGCCCCAACGGCAGCGCTGCCGGCGTCGGTCCTAATGGAAATGCCATTGGCAATGGTCGGCAGGGCACTCCTTCCAAGACTGAGACTGCCTAA
- a CDS encoding 60S ribosomal protein L3 encodes MKNGSREVGPFRAESDPPSPTFGGKSSYITVKMSHRKFEAPRHGSLAYLPRKRAARHRGKVKSFPKDDPKKPVHLTASMGYKAGMTTVVRDLDRPGAKMHKKEIVEAATVIETPPLVAVGVVGYIETPRGLRSLTTVWAEHLSDEVKRRFYKNWYKSKKKAFTKYAKQHAESSGASVTRELERIKKYCTVVRVLAHTQIRKTPIKQKKAHLMEIQVNGGSVADKVDFSRNLFEKTIEIDSIFEQDEMIDVIAVTKGHGFQGVTSRWGTTKLPRKTHKGLRKVACIGAWHPSHVQWTVARAGQMGYHHRTSCNHKVFRIGKGTDEGNASTEFDISKKQITPLGGFVHYGEVKNDFVLLKGSVPGVKKRVMTLRKTLYPQTSRRATEKVSLKWIDTSSKFGHGAFQTAEEKKAFMGTLKKDLIQTV; translated from the exons ATGAAGAATGGATCACGAGAGGTGGGCCCTTTTCGGGCAGAGAGCGACCCGCCCAGCCCAACGTTTGGGGGCAAAAGCTCGTACATCAC GGTCAAGAT GAGTCACCGGAAGTTTGAAGCCCCTCGCCACG GTTCGCTGGCCTACCTGCCGCGCAAGCGCGCCGCCCGTCACCGCGGTAAGGTCAAGAG CTTCCCCAAGGATGACCCCAAGAAGCCCGTCCACTTGACTGCCTCCATGGGCTACAAGGCCGGTATGACCACCGTCGTCCGTGACCTTGACCGTCCCGGTGCCAAGATGCACAAGAAGGAGATCGTTGAGGCCGCTACCGTCATCGAGACCCCCCCT CTTGTCGCTGTCGGTGTTGTTGGTTACATCGAGACTCCCCGCGGTCTCCGCTCCCTCACCACTGTCTGGGCTGAGCACTTGAGTGACGAGGTCAAGCGTCGCTTCTACAAGAACTGGtacaagtccaagaagaaggcttTCACCAAGTACGCCAAGCAGCACGCCGAGTCTTCCGGTGCCTCCGTCACCCGTGAGTTGGAGCGCATCAAGAAGTACTGCACTGTTGTCCGTGTCCTTGCCCACACCCAGATCCGCAAGACCCCCatcaagcagaagaaggcccACCTTATGGAGATCCAGGTCAACGGTGGCTCCGTCGCCGACAAGGTTGACTTCTCCCGCAACCTGTTCGAGAAGACCATTGAGATCGACAGCATCTTCGAGCAGGATGAGATGATCGACGTTATTGCCGTCACCAAGGGTCACGGTTTCCAGGGTGTCACCTCCCGTTGGGGTACCACCAAGCTTCCCCGCAAGACGCACAAGGGTCTCCGCAAGGTCGCTTGTATTGGTGCTTGGCACCCTAGCCACGTCCAGTGGACTGTTGCCCGTGCTGGTCAGATGGGTTACCACCACCGTACCTCTTGCAACCACAAGGTCTTCCGCATTGGAAAGGGTACTGATGAGGGCAACGCCTCCACCGAGTTCGATATCTCCAAGAAGCAGATCACTCC CCTTGGTGGTTTCGTTCACTACGGTGAGGTCAAGAACGACTTCGTTCTCCTCAAGGGTTCCGTCCCCGGTGTCAAGAAGCGCGTCATGACTCTCCGCAAGACCCTGTACCCCCAGACTTCTCGCCGTGCCACCGAGAAGGTTTCCCTCAAGTGGATCGATACCTCCTCCAAGTTCGGTCACGGTGCTTTCCagaccgccgaggagaagaaggccttCATGGGTACCCTCAAGAAGGATCTTATCCAGACTGTTTAA
- a CDS encoding Beta-glucan synthesis-associated protein KRE6 translates to MSGNEMEQTIANKPTPRIRINSGRHDPFEEADESLSPLNGSILHQPLTPTGPEPHLPLGVQGISPYGGASAPESSEFLLPPKLRPTPRDDSVRSGSPDRWSSRSRGQSSVSSMSRESRFHFSPFEDYSLAPSRTDSEEYDVNTQTVSEKFNIMPTDGLLLFPEDVEKDDYLHNPDPADKDRDCDIWNRRGMLNVGGLILLTVGILVLFIGYPVITWAEGLMKPAPTCRDGEYACLDVGETPLLNNIRRGLIDPDTPQEAMTKINADGREWKLVVSLIRAGGTRRDHQANLHIKFSDEFNMPGRTFYDEDDPFFQAVDLWYGVTMDKEWYDPDAVTTNEGVMEIRFDNFENHGLEYRSGMVQSWNKLCFKGGRLEASLSLPGDGHIQGFWPGFWAMGNLGRAGHAATTDGMWPYSYHDGCDAGITPNQSSLDGINFLPGMRLPGCACPGTDHPTPGRARSAPEIDVIEGSTAPLNDVGPFVGTASQSLQAAPFDLWYMPDYDYTAVYDPSITRINDYRGGIYQQAMSGMSTLNSRWYNGTEYQTFGFEYHPGATGNVTWFIGENKTWTLDGRAIGPNGNVGQRMIPLEPMSMIMNLGMADNFAPQNKSIREYMPAYLRFDYVRIYQDPDDISVTCDPPGYETTSYIKQHLKAYENHNLTTWADTGYNWPKNSYMNDCS, encoded by the exons ATGTCAGGCAACGAAATGGAACAGACGATTGCCAACAAGCCTACACCTCGCATTCGCATCAACTCCGGGCGCCATGACCCTTTTGAGGAAGCAGACGAAAGTTTAAGCCCACTGAATGGATCGATCTTGCACCAACCATTGACACCCACCGGTCCTGAGCCACACTTGCCCCTGGGTGTGCAAGGCATTTCGCCATATGGGGGTGCATCTGCACCGGAATCATCGGaatttcttctcccaccCAAGCTACGACCAACTCCTCGTGATGATTCAGTGCGATCAGGATCGCCGGACCGTTGGTCATCACGGTCAAGAGGGCAATCGAGTGTCAGCTCCATGAGTCGAGAGAGTCGGTTTCATTTCAGCCCTTTTGAGGACTACTCCCTGGCGCCGAGTCGTACCGACAGTGAGGAGTACGATGTGAACACGCAGACCGTCTCGGAAAAGTTCAATATCATGCCAACTGACGGCTTGCTCTTGTTTCCCGAAGACGTTGAGAAGGACGACTACTTGCATAATCCAGATCCGGCCGACAAGGATCGAGATTGTGACATTTGGAACCGAAGGGGCATGTTGAATGTGGGCGGATTAATACTGCTGACGGTGGGCATTTTGGTACTATTTATTGGGTACCCCGTCAT AACCTGGGCTGAAGGCCTGATGAAACCTGCTCCGACCTGCAGAGATGGAGAATATGCTTGTCTGGACGTGGGAGAAACCCCACTGCTGAACAACATTCGGCGCGGATTGATCGACCCCGACACGCCTCAAGAAGCAATGACCAAAATCAACGCTGATGGCAGGGAATGGAAGCTAGTGGTCAGTCTCATCCGAGCGGGAGGAACGAGGAGGGATCATCAAGCTAACCTGCACATTAAGTTTTCGGACGAATTCAATATGCCGGGTCGAACTTTTTACGATGAAGACGATCCATTCTTCCAAGCAGTCGACCTTTGGTACGGAGTGACCATGGATAAGGAG TGGTACGATCCTGATGCGGTTACCACAAACGAGGGCGTGATGGAGATTCGCTTCGACAATTTCGAGAACCATGGCCTGGAGTATCGGTCTGGGATGGTTCAGAGTTGGAATAAACTCTGTTTCAAAGGCGGTCGTTTGGAGGCTAGCCTCTCCCTCCCCGGTGACGGGCATATTCAAGGATTCTGGCCCGGATTCTGGGCAATGGGTAACCTGGGTCGTGCTGGTCATGCTGCGACCACCGACGGAATGTGGCCGTACAGCTATCACGATGGTTGTGACGCTGGGATCACCCCTAACCAAAGCTCCCTCGATGGCATCAACTTTCTGCCTGGCATGAGACTGCCGGGCTGCGCGTGTCCTGGCACCGACCACCCGACCCCCGGCCGTGCTCGAAGTGCCCCGGAAATCGATGTGATTGAAGGCAGTACTGCTCCGCTGAATGATGTTGGACCCTTTGTTGGTACCGCTTCTCAGTCACTTCAGGCCGCGCCGTTTGACCTTTGGTACATGCCCGATTACG ACTACACCGCCGTTTACGATCCTTCAATTACTCGAATCAACGACTACCGTGGTGGCATCTACCAGCAGGCCATGTCTGGCATGTCAACCCTGAACAGCCGCTGGTACAATGGCACAGAATACCAAACGTTTGGTTTTGAATACCATCCAGGAGCGACAGGCAATGTCACTTGGTTCATTGGCGAGAACAAGACCTGGACTCTCGATGGCCGTGCTATCGGGCCCAATGGCAACGTCGGACAACGGATGATTCCCCTGGAGCCGATGAGCATGATTATGAATTTGGGTATGGCAGACAACTTTGCACCGCAGAACAAGAGTATCCGAGAGTACATGCCGGCCTACTTGCGTTTCGACTACGTCCGCATCTACCAGGACCCCGACGACATCAGCGTGACCTGCGATCCACCTGGCTACGAAACCACTTCGTATATCAAACAGCATCTCAAGGCTTATGAAAACCACAACCTGACGACCTG GGCGGATACTGGCTACAACTGGCCCAAGAACAGCTATATGAATGATTGCTCATAA